From Pelotomaculum isophthalicicum JI, one genomic window encodes:
- the trpB gene encoding tryptophan synthase subunit beta has protein sequence MKKGRFGNYGGQYIPETLMRAVQELEKAYEFYKNDLAFQNELEILLKKYAGRPSLLYYAEKMTRKLGGAKLYLKREDLNHTGSHKINNVLGQVLLAKRMGKTRVIAETGAGQHGVATATAAALMDMECEIFMGKEDTERQALNVFRMELLGAKVHPVTSGTMTLKDAVNETMREWTTRMDDTLYVLGSVMGPHPFPTIVRDFQKVIGKEIKEQIMKTEGKLPDAVIACVGGGSNAMGAFYEFIQEPSVKLIGCEAAGLGVDNPKNAATIANGAVGVFHGMKSYFCQDEYGQIAPVYSISAGLDYPGIGPEHAQLSDTGRAQYVPVTDDEAVNAFEYLSRTEGIIPAVESAHAVAYAMKLAPAMAQEQIIVVNLSGRGDKDVAAIARYKGVALYE, from the coding sequence ATGAAAAAAGGAAGATTTGGCAATTACGGCGGGCAGTATATACCGGAGACATTGATGAGGGCCGTGCAGGAACTGGAAAAAGCCTACGAGTTCTATAAAAATGATCTCGCTTTTCAAAATGAGCTGGAGATTTTACTGAAGAAGTACGCGGGCAGGCCATCGCTGCTGTATTATGCGGAGAAGATGACCCGGAAACTTGGCGGCGCAAAGCTATACCTCAAACGAGAGGACCTCAATCATACAGGCTCCCATAAAATCAACAATGTCCTGGGCCAGGTACTGCTGGCCAAACGCATGGGAAAAACCCGCGTGATCGCGGAAACGGGCGCAGGGCAGCATGGCGTCGCCACTGCGACAGCAGCTGCCCTGATGGATATGGAATGCGAAATATTTATGGGCAAGGAAGACACCGAGCGACAGGCTTTAAATGTATTTCGCATGGAACTGCTGGGCGCCAAAGTCCACCCGGTCACCAGCGGCACGATGACGCTAAAAGACGCCGTAAACGAAACTATGCGCGAGTGGACAACACGCATGGATGACACGCTGTACGTCCTGGGTTCTGTCATGGGGCCGCATCCCTTCCCTACCATTGTACGGGATTTTCAGAAGGTCATCGGTAAAGAGATTAAAGAGCAGATCATGAAGACAGAAGGAAAACTACCCGACGCGGTCATCGCCTGTGTAGGCGGTGGCAGCAACGCCATGGGAGCCTTTTATGAGTTCATTCAAGAGCCGTCGGTGAAGCTCATCGGCTGCGAGGCTGCCGGACTTGGCGTAGACAACCCAAAGAATGCGGCAACAATTGCCAATGGTGCCGTCGGCGTGTTCCACGGCATGAAGTCCTACTTCTGCCAGGACGAGTACGGTCAGATCGCACCGGTTTACTCCATCTCGGCGGGGCTTGACTATCCGGGCATCGGGCCGGAGCACGCGCAACTCTCCGACACAGGCAGGGCACAGTACGTCCCGGTCACGGACGACGAAGCTGTAAATGCCTTTGAATATCTTTCCCGCACGGAGGGCATCATTCCCGCGGTTGAAAGTGCCCACGCCGTTGCCTACGCCATGAAGCTGGCGCCCGCCATGGCGCAGGAGCAGATCATTGTCGTCAATCTATCGGGACGGGGCGACAAAGACGTGGCGGCAATCGCCAGGTACAAGGGGGTCGCACTTTATGAGTAA
- a CDS encoding acyl-CoA thioesterase — protein MNGYAHKLERRIDWFEVDFRGHVNNVSFIYYVQEARVELLHIIGLMQSQAKEKEGPVLASITCQYYRPLFYPGKIHVYSKVSEIKNTSFVIKHAIYNNRNQMAAEAQDILVYYDFVKETKLTIADELRKGLEKMSSGNIVPPEPL, from the coding sequence GTGAACGGCTATGCCCACAAACTAGAGCGTCGGATCGATTGGTTTGAAGTTGATTTTCGTGGACACGTGAATAATGTGTCGTTCATATACTATGTCCAGGAAGCAAGGGTCGAACTTTTACATATAATCGGTTTGATGCAATCTCAGGCAAAAGAAAAAGAAGGCCCGGTGCTGGCTTCGATTACCTGTCAGTATTACCGTCCACTATTTTATCCGGGCAAAATTCATGTCTATTCCAAGGTATCGGAGATTAAAAATACAAGTTTTGTTATCAAGCACGCTATTTATAATAATCGCAATCAAATGGCCGCTGAGGCGCAAGATATTCTCGTTTACTATGATTTTGTTAAAGAGACTAAACTAACAATTGCTGATGAACTCAGGAAGGGACTGGAAAAGATGAGCAGCGGTAATATAGTTCCCCCGGAACCTCTTTAA
- the trpA gene encoding tryptophan synthase subunit alpha, producing the protein MSKITKAFENRKALITFITGGDPDIETTEKLVPAMAAAGADLIEIGIPFSDPIAEGIVIQEADQRALLGGCTTDMLFAMVARIRQKSGVPLLFMTYLNPIYTYGKERFLTRCAECGIDGLIVPDLPFEEKDELADLCERHGVDLISMIAPTSEERITLIAKEAKGFIYCVSSLGVTGVRSEITTDIGKMVQKVREVTGVPCAVGFGIATPEQAGSMARLSDGVIVGSAIVKLVAKFGKDCVEPVSEYVHSMKKGIDAATK; encoded by the coding sequence ATGAGTAAAATTACGAAAGCCTTTGAAAACCGCAAAGCCTTAATCACCTTCATCACGGGCGGCGATCCCGATATTGAAACCACGGAGAAACTGGTCCCCGCCATGGCGGCGGCAGGCGCTGACCTGATCGAAATCGGCATCCCGTTTTCTGACCCGATTGCGGAAGGCATCGTCATACAGGAGGCAGACCAGCGTGCCCTGCTGGGCGGGTGCACCACAGACATGCTGTTTGCTATGGTCGCCCGAATCCGGCAAAAATCGGGCGTTCCGCTGCTGTTTATGACTTATCTAAATCCAATTTACACATACGGGAAAGAGAGGTTTTTGACACGGTGTGCCGAATGCGGCATAGACGGGCTTATTGTCCCGGATCTGCCTTTTGAAGAAAAAGACGAATTGGCAGATCTCTGTGAGCGCCACGGAGTTGACTTAATCTCGATGATCGCCCCCACCTCGGAAGAGCGGATCACCTTGATCGCCAAAGAAGCCAAAGGGTTCATCTATTGCGTATCTTCCCTTGGCGTAACCGGCGTGCGTAGCGAGATTACCACGGACATCGGCAAAATGGTGCAAAAAGTTCGGGAAGTAACCGGTGTTCCATGTGCGGTCGGCTTTGGCATCGCCACACCAGAACAGGCCGGCAGCATGGCCAGGCTGTCCGATGGCGTAATCGTCGGAAGCGCAATTGTCAAACTGGTTGCAAAATTCGGCAAGGATTGCGTTGAACCCGTCTCAGAGTATGTGCACAGTATGAAAAAAGGCATTGATGCTGCCACTAAATAA
- the trpD gene encoding anthranilate phosphoribosyltransferase yields MYKNILSKTTTNQELTEQDIFQLINSINNDEISDVQIGAFQVALLMKGSSLKELAFFAKAMRENCVPLKPKVEADLMDTCGTGGGLSTFNISTATAIVAAAAGIPIAKHGSRSISSLSGSADVLEALGVNINLTPAQAEKMIEDIGIAFIYAPLFHPVMCKVLPAESELGIKTIFYTIIGPLINPAFAPRHILGVYKPDLLDTVSYVAKELGYTNAMFVHGLDGLDEISLLGKTRINELKDGEITTYEIEPEDFGMERCTLEEIKTGLPEENANTIRGVFSGEITGPRRSVVILNAAGALKVGGKAASFEEGIALAQQLIDSGAAAEKLKQLCKMSNSFAE; encoded by the coding sequence ATGTACAAAAATATTTTGAGCAAGACAACAACCAATCAGGAACTGACTGAACAGGATATTTTTCAATTGATTAACTCCATCAACAATGATGAGATCAGTGATGTTCAGATCGGCGCTTTTCAGGTCGCACTTCTGATGAAAGGCAGTTCACTGAAGGAATTGGCCTTCTTCGCCAAAGCCATGCGGGAAAACTGTGTTCCCCTGAAGCCGAAGGTGGAAGCCGATCTGATGGACACTTGCGGGACTGGCGGAGGTTTAAGCACTTTCAATATTTCCACTGCAACAGCCATCGTTGCTGCGGCAGCGGGTATCCCCATCGCAAAGCATGGCAGCCGTTCCATTTCCAGCCTGTCCGGCAGCGCGGACGTGCTGGAGGCTCTGGGTGTCAACATCAACCTGACGCCTGCACAGGCTGAAAAGATGATTGAGGATATCGGCATTGCCTTCATCTATGCGCCTTTGTTCCATCCGGTTATGTGTAAGGTTCTGCCTGCGGAATCGGAACTTGGGATCAAAACTATTTTCTATACAATCATTGGCCCATTGATCAACCCAGCTTTCGCACCCAGACATATCCTTGGCGTTTACAAGCCCGATCTGCTCGATACCGTGTCTTATGTGGCCAAAGAGCTCGGCTACACCAACGCCATGTTTGTACATGGCCTGGATGGTCTGGACGAAATTTCACTGCTTGGCAAAACCAGAATTAATGAGCTGAAAGATGGCGAGATCACAACCTATGAGATTGAGCCCGAGGACTTTGGCATGGAGCGCTGCACGCTGGAAGAGATTAAAACAGGACTTCCCGAAGAAAACGCAAATACAATCCGTGGTGTCTTTTCCGGTGAAATAACCGGCCCCAGGCGTAGTGTGGTTATTCTTAATGCTGCCGGCGCCTTGAAAGTCGGCGGCAAAGCTGCCAGTTTTGAGGAAGGCATAGCACTTGCCCAACAGTTGATCGACAGTGGCGCCGCGGCGGAAAAATTGAAGCAACTGTGTAAAATGTCCAACTCGTTTGCGGAGTAG
- a CDS encoding S-layer homology domain-containing protein, protein MPEQHWVFSVITELCERGVISGYPDGSFKPGGIITRGEFAKLVAAALGLAEYKPPQPSFTGVAPDSWCWGYVEAVSRAGLVKGSGGGEFLPGELINREQMAAMLVRAAARRKPQSVKRLPSATTPPSPVGPEATWLQQLEL, encoded by the coding sequence ATGCCGGAACAGCACTGGGTGTTTAGCGTAATAACAGAATTATGTGAGCGGGGCGTTATTTCCGGGTACCCGGACGGCAGCTTCAAGCCCGGGGGCATTATCACCAGGGGAGAGTTTGCCAAGCTGGTCGCAGCAGCCCTCGGTTTGGCTGAATACAAGCCGCCGCAACCGTCCTTTACGGGCGTGGCGCCAGACAGCTGGTGCTGGGGCTACGTTGAAGCGGTTTCCCGGGCAGGCCTGGTAAAGGGTTCAGGGGGCGGCGAGTTCCTGCCCGGCGAGTTGATCAACAGGGAGCAGATGGCGGCAATGCTGGTCAGGGCGGCAGCGAGGCGAAAGCCGCAATCGGTGAAAAGACTGCCTTCAGCGACGACGCCTCCATCTCCAGTTGGGCCAGAGGCTACGTGGCTGCAGCAGCTAGAGCTGTAA
- a CDS encoding indole-3-glycerol-phosphate synthase, with product MNTRFSDALLARKKAGFLPVIPDIKCASPKEGDLLRGRDPVEAAKLLAKAGAPALSVVTEPKNFGGSLELLERIAAETKLPILRKDFITSVEDLKLTKTCGAEAVLLICAIQPFPLLMELYGEALKIGLEPLVEAHTKEELIMAGKTGAKLVGINNRNILELEKDDGTVYATALLAAYKPKDAILISESSIQTPAQAQAAVRAGADAVLIGTAIWQAENMRERYLALSEGL from the coding sequence ATGAATACGAGATTCTCCGATGCGTTGTTGGCAAGAAAAAAGGCCGGATTCCTTCCCGTTATTCCCGATATAAAGTGCGCTTCCCCCAAGGAGGGCGATCTGCTGCGGGGCAGAGATCCGGTAGAAGCGGCAAAGCTATTGGCTAAAGCAGGCGCGCCTGCACTGTCGGTGGTCACCGAGCCAAAAAACTTCGGCGGCTCCCTGGAATTGCTGGAGCGAATTGCAGCAGAGACAAAGCTTCCTATTCTCCGCAAGGATTTTATCACCAGCGTAGAGGATCTGAAGCTCACAAAGACTTGTGGCGCAGAGGCAGTCCTGCTGATCTGTGCTATTCAGCCGTTTCCTTTGCTGATGGAGCTGTATGGAGAAGCGTTGAAAATCGGCCTGGAACCGCTGGTTGAGGCTCATACGAAAGAGGAATTGATTATGGCCGGGAAAACCGGCGCCAAACTTGTGGGGATTAACAATCGCAATATCCTTGAACTTGAAAAGGATGACGGAACCGTTTATGCCACAGCGCTGCTGGCCGCATATAAGCCCAAAGACGCCATACTGATCAGTGAAAGTTCCATTCAAACCCCTGCGCAAGCACAGGCGGCAGTTCGCGCAGGCGCCGATGCAGTACTGATCGGAACAGCTATCTGGCAGGCTGAAAACATGCGTGAGCGCTATCTGGCTCTTAGCGAAGGATTGTGA
- a CDS encoding adenine deaminase, producing MGKEPADLIINNCDVLNVYTGEILENQQLLIAGDRIAYVGTKLDFPEGQNTKIIDADGQLIIPGMIDGHIHMDASLMNIEEFVGLSLARGTTTTITECYFTSNAMGIQGVNAFIDQFKNQPQRIFATAPIISFLCSDNGNGISVINESEMISLLQRPGIVGTGEIYWSNLLDTGSNEGLINIIEAAISLGKTVEGHGAGAKSQRLAAFVAHGIDSCHEPITAEEVRDRLRLGLFTMIREGSIRRELDAVIGPLTEMDLALRRAILVSDAVWPVDLLRYGHMDYIVQKAINLGLNPVTAIQMATINVAEHFHLGGHLGGIAPGKCADMVIIPNLKTIEPKLVICRGKVVAQDGRMLEKPAKTHFPADTYQCININPVQPGFFRVPATSPITKVRAIELITNIVNRETTLDLPVIDGEIAPAGGDDVLKVAVINRYIRNIKGCTGFIKGYGLKRGALASSYSYDEGSLVVMGASDSDMAAAVNRIRELQGGIVYCCEGQVIEELPLPILGCISDIPGPEVAAKNTSLERAVREAGCKIDNPLLTLFTVTFTAIPSLRLLSRGYYQSREKRMVNVLA from the coding sequence ATGGGAAAAGAACCTGCCGACTTGATTATTAACAATTGTGATGTATTAAATGTCTACACTGGCGAAATTCTTGAGAACCAGCAATTGCTTATTGCTGGAGACAGGATCGCTTACGTGGGAACGAAACTTGACTTTCCGGAGGGTCAAAACACCAAAATTATCGACGCCGATGGACAGCTGATTATACCGGGCATGATTGACGGTCACATACATATGGATGCATCATTAATGAATATAGAAGAATTTGTCGGCCTTTCCCTTGCCCGGGGTACTACCACAACTATCACCGAGTGTTATTTTACTTCCAATGCCATGGGTATCCAAGGAGTTAATGCTTTTATCGATCAATTCAAAAACCAACCGCAGAGAATTTTTGCCACAGCCCCAATTATATCCTTTCTATGTTCCGACAATGGAAACGGTATTAGTGTGATTAATGAGTCTGAAATGATAAGTTTGCTGCAGCGGCCGGGAATAGTGGGCACCGGTGAAATATACTGGTCTAATCTGCTTGATACCGGCTCAAACGAAGGTTTAATTAATATTATTGAGGCGGCCATTTCGCTGGGAAAAACAGTGGAGGGACACGGGGCAGGCGCTAAAAGCCAGAGATTAGCCGCTTTTGTAGCTCATGGCATTGATTCTTGCCACGAACCCATTACCGCTGAAGAGGTGCGCGACAGACTGCGACTGGGTTTGTTTACCATGATTCGGGAAGGTTCGATCCGCCGGGAATTGGATGCTGTTATTGGTCCTTTAACCGAAATGGATTTAGCATTACGCAGGGCAATTCTAGTTTCCGATGCAGTTTGGCCGGTTGATTTGCTCCGATACGGTCACATGGATTACATAGTGCAAAAGGCCATTAACCTGGGACTTAACCCTGTGACGGCAATCCAGATGGCTACTATTAATGTGGCAGAACATTTTCACCTGGGGGGCCACCTCGGTGGGATAGCGCCAGGGAAATGCGCTGATATGGTAATTATCCCCAATCTAAAAACAATTGAGCCCAAGTTAGTTATTTGTCGAGGTAAAGTGGTAGCCCAGGATGGCAGAATGCTAGAAAAACCGGCCAAAACACACTTTCCGGCTGATACGTATCAATGCATTAATATTAACCCGGTACAACCCGGCTTTTTTAGGGTGCCGGCCACTTCTCCAATAACCAAAGTACGTGCCATAGAATTAATCACCAACATTGTTAACCGTGAAACGACATTGGATTTACCAGTAATTGATGGAGAAATAGCACCCGCCGGCGGCGATGATGTTTTAAAAGTGGCGGTAATCAATCGCTACATCAGAAATATTAAGGGCTGTACCGGATTTATCAAGGGATACGGACTGAAAAGGGGTGCGCTGGCCAGCAGCTATTCTTACGACGAAGGAAGTCTGGTAGTAATGGGTGCAAGTGATAGCGATATGGCCGCCGCAGTAAATCGAATCCGCGAGTTGCAAGGTGGCATTGTTTATTGTTGCGAGGGGCAGGTAATTGAAGAACTGCCGCTTCCCATTTTGGGATGCATTTCCGATATCCCAGGGCCAGAAGTGGCTGCAAAAAACACATCCCTGGAAAGAGCGGTAAGAGAGGCAGGATGCAAAATTGACAACCCGCTATTAACATTATTTACCGTTACCTTTACCGCCATACCTTCGCTGCGGTTACTGTCCAGGGGATACTATCAATCCAGAGAAAAACGGATGGTGAATGTACTAGCCTAG
- a CDS encoding tyrosine-type recombinase/integrase, with product MKNYFKRGKIASLPERHIFSSQTHEKMTVSCIEEIFKKYVWIAKQMNPGLFIDDSYTPHSMRHSTASHMLEAGVPLAVIKNFLGHSSLQSTQIYAEISQNTVDKHLKEWNERWFSIPANADHNTVRDNELPDFLR from the coding sequence ATGAAAAACTATTTTAAAAGGGGGAAAATAGCATCGCTTCCGGAAAGGCATATATTCTCCAGCCAGACACACGAAAAGATGACCGTATCCTGCATCGAAGAAATCTTCAAAAAATATGTCTGGATAGCAAAGCAGATGAATCCCGGCTTATTTATTGATGACAGTTATACGCCCCATTCAATGAGACATTCGACAGCAAGCCATATGTTAGAAGCAGGTGTCCCGCTTGCTGTGATTAAGAACTTTCTGGGACACTCGTCATTACAGTCTACTCAGATTTATGCTGAGATATCTCAGAATACTGTGGATAAGCATCTGAAGGAATGGAATGAGCGGTGGTTCTCAATACCAGCCAACGCAGATCATAACACTGTCCGTGATAATGAGTTGCCTGATTTTCTACGATGA
- a CDS encoding LytR/AlgR family response regulator transcription factor, translating into MVNILLLEDELYTRRFLKKLVSENPSVDKVIDTPSGKEAINFAREYKLDIALLDIELAPEEGLNGILVAKKIHDFNPDIFFVFITGYSQYAIDSFAVHPYDYILKPVKKAKINEIISNLTKEIKKRNDIGSSPPKIRIKAKNEIFIIAPSDILFIERQEKINLIHTENNIYKTHQTLSKLEEKLGGNFLRVHKSFIANMDKISRIREVGNRSYEIEFDGYDKVALMSRYKFEEHKHRFTPL; encoded by the coding sequence ATGGTAAATATTTTGCTTCTAGAAGATGAACTTTACACCAGGAGATTTCTCAAAAAGTTGGTATCTGAAAACCCTTCCGTTGACAAGGTAATTGATACTCCAAGCGGTAAAGAAGCAATCAATTTTGCCAGGGAATATAAACTGGACATAGCGTTATTGGATATAGAGCTGGCCCCAGAAGAAGGGTTGAACGGAATATTAGTCGCTAAAAAAATACATGATTTCAATCCTGATATATTTTTTGTTTTTATAACAGGGTACTCTCAATATGCAATTGACTCATTCGCTGTCCACCCATATGACTACATTCTAAAGCCAGTGAAAAAAGCAAAAATTAATGAAATTATAAGCAATCTTACGAAAGAAATAAAAAAAAGAAACGATATTGGGAGCAGTCCCCCAAAAATTAGGATCAAAGCCAAGAATGAAATATTTATTATAGCGCCTAGCGATATCCTATTTATTGAGAGACAGGAAAAAATTAATCTGATTCATACAGAAAACAATATTTACAAGACACATCAAACCCTAAGTAAGTTAGAAGAAAAATTAGGAGGTAATTTCCTTAGAGTTCACAAGTCATTTATAGCGAACATGGACAAAATCAGTAGAATTAGAGAGGTAGGTAACAGGTCTTATGAGATCGAATTTGACGGATATGACAAGGTTGCTTTAATGAGCCGATATAAATTCGAAGAACATAAACACAGATTTACCCCTTTGTAG
- a CDS encoding phosphoribosylanthranilate isomerase, whose amino-acid sequence MSAIWLLAKDCEIKSMGGIKVKICGLKRENDVQMCMKLGVDILGFVTEYPIPVPWNLSRSQALPLLSMVHPPHQSCIVTGGAPEKVIGLAASLRPSMVQLHYQETLDDTIIISDALRKLNIDVIKTVPPAMEDRISQFGTTDIEAIVGELCKTSVYGLLADSRVPSNASDNGTELDLKFCSQIIKLSSKPVIIAGGINAHNARDFVTQTGAGFIDVMTGVESIVGEKDAALLSRLLSAIRNPSPF is encoded by the coding sequence GTGAGCGCTATCTGGCTCTTAGCGAAGGATTGTGAGATCAAGTCAATGGGTGGCATTAAAGTAAAAATATGTGGTTTGAAACGCGAAAATGACGTACAAATGTGCATGAAGCTGGGTGTGGATATTCTAGGCTTTGTTACGGAATACCCGATTCCAGTTCCCTGGAATTTGAGCCGCTCCCAGGCGTTGCCGCTGTTGAGCATGGTCCATCCCCCGCACCAAAGCTGCATTGTTACCGGCGGCGCTCCCGAAAAAGTGATCGGACTGGCAGCCAGCCTGCGCCCCTCCATGGTGCAGCTTCATTACCAGGAAACACTGGACGATACAATAATAATTTCTGATGCACTGCGGAAACTGAATATCGATGTGATTAAAACAGTTCCTCCAGCAATGGAAGATCGAATCTCACAGTTTGGCACTACGGATATTGAAGCGATCGTTGGGGAACTGTGCAAAACCAGTGTTTACGGATTGCTTGCAGATTCACGTGTTCCATCAAATGCGTCCGACAATGGCACCGAACTGGATCTCAAGTTCTGCTCACAAATAATCAAGCTATCTTCAAAGCCGGTCATCATTGCCGGCGGAATAAATGCCCATAATGCCCGCGATTTTGTGACGCAGACAGGCGCCGGCTTCATCGATGTCATGACCGGCGTAGAGAGTATCGTGGGCGAAAAGGATGCTGCATTGCTGTCTCGCTTGTTATCAGCCATTCGTAATCCATCGCCTTTTTAA
- a CDS encoding MFS transporter, producing MNAPKLWTKDFLIISLENFFVYFTYNLLIAIIAVYATDRFNASPSVAGLSAGIFILGAIGGRLYAGSSIERIGRKKMLYISFAFYLMTTLLYFGVYSLTFLLILRMFHGAAFGMASTATGTISAEIIPNERRGEGTSYYALSMTLATAIGPFLGMFLTQHANFNVNLIVCAIALGVSFIVAFPLDVPKVEPTNKKFENMELFNLNGFIEPKAVPIAIITALTCFSYSSILSFMATYSKEINLINAGSFFFIFYAVAILISRPFTGRWFDIKGENFVIYPAFLLFAIALIVLGRAHQGSSVLLAGVLAGFGYGNIFSSAQALAVKVSPQHRKALATSTFFIFADVGMGIGPFILGFLIPTIGYRGLYVSMGIVVFATFFLYYFLQGRKSMSHVSAAE from the coding sequence ATGAATGCTCCTAAATTATGGACTAAGGATTTTTTGATTATTTCACTTGAGAACTTTTTTGTTTACTTCACCTACAACCTATTAATTGCCATAATAGCGGTATATGCGACGGACAGGTTCAACGCTTCACCCAGTGTAGCTGGCCTTTCAGCCGGCATTTTTATTCTAGGGGCGATTGGGGGACGGTTATATGCTGGAAGTTCAATTGAACGCATTGGGCGGAAAAAGATGCTTTATATTAGCTTCGCGTTCTATTTAATGACCACACTCTTATATTTTGGAGTATACAGTTTGACCTTCCTGTTAATCCTCCGTATGTTCCATGGGGCAGCTTTTGGCATGGCTTCGACAGCTACGGGAACAATCTCGGCGGAAATTATTCCAAATGAGCGACGCGGGGAAGGAACTAGCTATTATGCTCTAAGCATGACTCTTGCAACAGCTATTGGCCCTTTTCTGGGGATGTTTCTCACTCAACATGCGAACTTTAACGTAAATTTGATCGTATGCGCTATTGCCTTAGGCGTTAGCTTTATCGTTGCATTCCCTTTAGACGTTCCAAAAGTCGAACCAACAAACAAAAAATTTGAAAATATGGAACTATTTAACCTTAACGGTTTTATTGAACCTAAGGCAGTACCTATTGCAATAATTACGGCTTTGACATGTTTTAGTTATTCGAGTATTTTATCTTTCATGGCGACTTACTCAAAGGAAATAAATCTAATTAATGCAGGGAGCTTTTTCTTTATTTTCTATGCCGTTGCTATTTTAATTTCTAGACCTTTCACCGGTCGCTGGTTTGATATAAAAGGAGAAAATTTCGTGATTTATCCTGCTTTCCTGTTATTTGCGATCGCCCTGATTGTCCTTGGCCGGGCTCATCAAGGTTCCTCAGTTTTATTGGCCGGAGTCTTAGCGGGTTTTGGCTATGGAAACATCTTTTCCAGTGCCCAAGCTCTAGCTGTTAAGGTATCGCCCCAACATCGCAAGGCTCTAGCGACCTCTACTTTTTTTATCTTTGCGGATGTAGGAATGGGTATCGGACCCTTCATACTAGGATTTTTAATCCCAACAATAGGCTATCGCGGTTTGTATGTAAGCATGGGTATCGTTGTATTCGCCACTTTCTTCTTATACTATTTCTTGCAAGGTAGAAAAAGCATGTCTCATGTATCTGCTGCCGAATAA
- a CDS encoding glycosyl hydrolase family 18 protein, whose product MQPHPPTTKGKVAMLNQPFYFENNWYYVTEPGALVALQVHGKDISFFVPYWFGVTETGSLADQSDAATLATLRQLGVPVLALLYNLAGVIHKLLTTENLRKLLITNILNMLIRKGFFGVNIDFEFVPPEDRPFLTTFMAELYQTLKPYGYLTTISVPPELRDDPKHPFSGAFSYPDLARYSDQVYILAYDEHVAVPGPVASIGFVRQVLAYGLSVIPRDKIRLGMAVYGREWADRNRLPKELSFNEAIATANRHGVSIRYNAVVQEPNFTYKENGVEHIVWFEDVQSFAAKINIAVQEGIPGIAVWRLGLEDPRIWELLRGMRRF is encoded by the coding sequence ATGCAGCCACACCCTCCTACGACAAAAGGAAAGGTTGCTATGTTAAATCAACCGTTCTATTTCGAAAATAACTGGTATTATGTTACAGAACCTGGCGCGCTTGTAGCTCTTCAGGTTCATGGTAAAGATATTAGCTTTTTTGTTCCCTACTGGTTTGGGGTAACTGAGACAGGATCTCTTGCCGACCAGTCCGACGCAGCTACTTTGGCAACATTAAGGCAGCTTGGTGTGCCGGTTTTGGCTTTATTGTATAACCTTGCCGGTGTCATTCACAAATTGCTGACCACCGAGAATCTACGTAAGCTTCTTATAACCAATATTTTAAACATGCTTATTCGTAAAGGATTTTTTGGCGTAAATATTGATTTTGAATTTGTGCCTCCGGAGGATAGGCCTTTTTTGACCACATTCATGGCAGAGCTTTATCAAACACTTAAACCATATGGTTATCTGACTACCATTTCAGTTCCCCCAGAACTGCGGGACGATCCAAAACATCCTTTTTCAGGAGCATTCAGCTACCCTGATCTAGCCCGGTACAGCGACCAGGTATATATATTGGCGTACGACGAACATGTAGCCGTACCCGGGCCGGTCGCTTCAATCGGATTTGTAAGGCAAGTACTGGCCTATGGTCTGTCCGTTATTCCCCGGGATAAGATCCGCTTGGGAATGGCTGTATACGGCCGAGAGTGGGCTGACCGTAACAGACTGCCAAAAGAACTATCCTTTAATGAAGCTATAGCCACAGCTAATCGCCATGGAGTTAGTATCAGGTACAACGCTGTGGTGCAAGAGCCAAACTTCACTTACAAGGAAAATGGTGTTGAACATATCGTTTGGTTTGAGGATGTACAAAGCTTTGCAGCTAAAATCAACATCGCTGTTCAAGAAGGAATACCGGGTATAGCAGTCTGGCGATTGGGTTTAGAGGACCCTAGAATTTGGGAGTTGCTCCGGGGGATGCGGCGTTTTTGA